GCGAACGAAAGGCGGCGCCATTGTCCGTCAGCAATCGTTTCACTTTCACGCCCAACCTAGCGTAGTAGGCCACCGCATTGTGCAGGAACAGGACGACCTGTTCTCTCTTCTGGTACTCCCAACCCTTGACGTTTCACCCGCGAGTCTCGGCTATGGTCTAAGAACGATGCGGTAGGCCTCTGACACATCGTTCCACGCATCCGTGACATCTCTAAGCAAGACATTCTTTACGGGCGTATCAAAGCCTGCAGCGGGCAGCACCGCGAGCAGTTCTCCTGCTCCAGCGATCAGTTCCGACATCGACAAACTACCAATGCCACTGCCAATAATTTCCAGACCCGAACTCCGGAATGCATGTGCGGCAAGAGGTATCGACTCTCCTGCAATCGAGCCCAACTGCACGTAGCGAAGCCGTGGCTCTCCACTACGAGAACCACGCCCATGCGTGGCCGCCGCGATGACACGGCTGGCGGGCTCGCCCCAGAGGTAGTCCAGCACCACGTCCACCCCGCGCGAGAACGCCTCTCGCAGCGCCGTATCAGCGTGCTCATCCAAGGCGATCTTCTCGACCACTGGGGGAAAAGACGCAAGCTTGGCCAAATTGCGCCCCGTGACAATTATCCTGTCAGCCCCCAGATGGAGTGCTATCTGGACGGCCAGGCTGCCTGCCGAGCCAGTGGCGCCATTAATGAGCACCGTTTCACCGTGCAAGAATTTGGCACGGCGGGTCAGAGCGACCCACGAAGACAGTCCAGCGGTGACGACTGCCGCTGCCCGCCCATCTTCCACTCCTTCCGGCACGGGAACCGTCGCGGCTGTGGCAACCAGCGATTTCTCCGCCATGGAGCCAAAAGGAGGCGTAGGAAACATGAAATACACCCGCTCCCCCTTGGAGTTTAAACCCACGCCATCAATGCCAGGCACGAAGCCTTGCACCGCCAACGCCTTGGCCGCAGTGTAGTGCTTTCCGGCAGCCAAGCTCTTCACTATGGGGCTAATCGGCGCAGCCAGCACCCTGACGACTGTATGCCCCTCTGTTTCACAAGGCTCTTCATAGCGTCCGAAGACGGGAGCGGTATCGAAAGAATAAACGACTGCTGCATGCATGTTGGGATCTCTTCGTTAGAAGTCCGTCCGGATGACGCCGAAGACAAGGACTTTAGTTGTGCAATGCGACAGGAAACTTCTCGGTACGCACGTCAGCCGCGTTCACTCCAGCATTAGCGTCATCCCATCGCCTGTTCAGTCTTAGCAAGGCGATGTTCATGCGCCAGCGGCCAGTTCGGGTGCCGGCACTACATAGAGCGCGGTAGCGAACTCTCCAACCTTTGCCTTGGACGCCAGGATCAATGCTGCCGGGATAAGCATCAACAGACCATTTACAGCGTTGAAGGGCATGCGTTTGAGCTTGACGCCGACGTTTCCTTATTGTTTGAGAATCCGCCTATGGCGAGCATGACACCTGCGTACATGGCCTATCCGGCGACTGCCAGAATTCTGAATAAAAGTTGAATTAACTCCTCCTGCCGTGATCCAGCGTCAGGGGGTAAAGCCAGACAGGTGTGGCCTCGGGCCGAGCTAGCGCTGAATCGGAAACTTGTCTCCCAAGGGCTTAATGAGAGACACGGGGAGTTCGATCCGTTAGTGTGATGCTGACGGGCCAGTCTTCCGCTCCAGGGCCATGAACCTGTGACATGGCCGATAGAACGCGGATGGCCGCATCCAGATCGGCGGCACTGAACCCTGCAGCAATCTCCCGCACATGCGTCTCCCACCGTTCGGCCAAGGCTTCATAGTTCGCT
The window above is part of the Microvirgula aerodenitrificans DSM 15089 genome. Proteins encoded here:
- a CDS encoding quinone oxidoreductase family protein, whose protein sequence is MHAAVVYSFDTAPVFGRYEEPCETEGHTVVRVLAAPISPIVKSLAAGKHYTAAKALAVQGFVPGIDGVGLNSKGERVYFMFPTPPFGSMAEKSLVATAATVPVPEGVEDGRAAAVVTAGLSSWVALTRRAKFLHGETVLINGATGSAGSLAVQIALHLGADRIIVTGRNLAKLASFPPVVEKIALDEHADTALREAFSRGVDVVLDYLWGEPASRVIAAATHGRGSRSGEPRLRYVQLGSIAGESIPLAAHAFRSSGLEIIGSGIGSLSMSELIAGAGELLAVLPAAGFDTPVKNVLLRDVTDAWNDVSEAYRIVLRP